One region of Bosea sp. 29B genomic DNA includes:
- a CDS encoding extracellular solute-binding protein translates to MTKHLKGIDRRTVLGGLGALAAGGPALAASPPLPTSPVVISVMDVGGALALMQKAFEDYRTANPKLVSRIAFVKAPAPELASKLKAQQDAGKVDLDLILTGSDGLAAGLEQKLWQKILPDFADKFPNIEANYEPAALNLHKAQGDGFGVVVNYYPSGPLLEYMPDRVKNVPTTAEELLAWAKANPNKFMYARPTNSGPGRTFMMGLPYLLGDKDPQDPVGGWDKTWAYLQELGQHIEYYPAGTGATMKEFGDGSRDIIISTTGWDINPRALGIVPKEAKIQTLKGFHWVSDAFFMCVPKGLPNDRLAVVLDIMAHVLTPKMQAYSYDEGYLYPGPAVKNVPLSLAPESSQKVIAEFGRPEYADLIANNPIELPLKPDKMVVAFRKWDELVGAKRAK, encoded by the coding sequence ATGACCAAGCATCTCAAGGGCATCGACCGCCGCACCGTGCTCGGCGGCCTGGGCGCGCTCGCGGCCGGCGGGCCGGCGCTCGCCGCCTCGCCGCCGCTGCCGACCAGCCCGGTCGTGATCAGCGTCATGGACGTCGGCGGCGCGCTGGCGCTGATGCAGAAGGCTTTCGAGGACTATCGCACTGCCAATCCCAAGCTGGTCTCGCGCATCGCCTTCGTGAAGGCCCCTGCCCCCGAACTCGCCAGCAAGCTCAAGGCGCAGCAGGATGCCGGCAAGGTCGACCTCGACCTGATCCTGACCGGCAGCGACGGCCTTGCCGCCGGCCTCGAGCAGAAGCTCTGGCAGAAGATCCTGCCCGACTTCGCCGACAAATTCCCGAACATCGAGGCCAATTACGAGCCGGCCGCGCTCAACCTGCACAAGGCGCAGGGCGACGGCTTCGGAGTCGTCGTCAACTACTACCCCTCCGGCCCGCTGCTCGAATACATGCCGGACCGGGTCAAGAATGTCCCGACCACGGCCGAGGAATTGCTCGCCTGGGCCAAGGCCAATCCGAACAAGTTCATGTATGCGCGCCCGACCAATTCCGGCCCGGGCCGCACCTTCATGATGGGCCTGCCCTATCTCCTCGGCGACAAGGACCCGCAGGACCCGGTCGGCGGCTGGGACAAGACCTGGGCCTATCTGCAGGAGCTCGGCCAGCACATCGAGTACTATCCGGCCGGCACCGGCGCGACGATGAAGGAGTTCGGCGACGGTTCGCGCGACATCATCATCTCGACCACCGGCTGGGACATCAACCCGCGCGCGCTCGGCATCGTCCCGAAGGAAGCCAAGATCCAGACGCTGAAGGGCTTCCACTGGGTCTCCGACGCCTTCTTCATGTGCGTGCCCAAGGGCTTGCCCAATGACCGGCTCGCCGTCGTCCTCGACATCATGGCGCATGTGCTGACGCCGAAGATGCAGGCCTATTCCTATGACGAAGGCTATCTCTATCCCGGCCCGGCGGTGAAGAACGTGCCGCTCTCGCTGGCGCCGGAATCGAGCCAGAAGGTCATCGCCGAGTTCGGCCGGCCGGAATATGCCGACCTCATCGCCAACAACCCGATCGAACTGCCCCTGAAGCCCGACAAGATGGTCGTGGCGTTCCGGAAGTGGGACGAGCTGGTGGGTGCGAAGCGGGCGAAGTGA
- a CDS encoding amidohydrolase family protein: protein MPVSPGLVDLQINGFAGVDFNDPAITPADLDRALEAMLATGVTHCLPTIITAHPHELVERFRALDKAAAGSRLGPLMCPGYHLEGPFLNPAPGYHGCHPPQAMTAARPELIAEIERGLTRPILMVTLAAESEGAVALTKSLADAGKIVAIGHSAADFEQVSAAADAGLSLSTHLGNGVPQTLHKLANPIFAQLAEDRLMAGFIADGIHIHPRALAALIRAKGFERSILVTDAVVAAAAPVGRYHFAGMAVDRMPDGSVRQEAGLLAGSALCLDEAVRNVVAWGIATPAQAFAMASDHALAAIRPALKAHGIVLAEGEIEWSDDLFVRRVRLADQERRYDA, encoded by the coding sequence ATGCCCGTCTCGCCCGGCCTGGTCGACCTCCAGATCAACGGCTTCGCCGGCGTCGACTTCAACGACCCGGCGATCACCCCGGCCGATCTCGACCGGGCGCTGGAGGCGATGCTCGCGACCGGCGTCACGCATTGCCTGCCGACGATCATCACCGCCCATCCGCACGAGCTGGTCGAGCGCTTCCGGGCATTGGACAAAGCCGCCGCCGGCAGCAGGCTCGGGCCATTGATGTGCCCGGGCTACCATCTCGAAGGGCCGTTCCTGAACCCGGCGCCGGGCTATCATGGCTGCCATCCGCCGCAGGCGATGACGGCGGCAAGGCCGGAGCTGATCGCCGAGATCGAGCGCGGCCTGACGCGGCCGATCCTGATGGTGACGCTCGCCGCCGAGAGCGAAGGTGCGGTCGCGCTGACGAAGAGCCTGGCCGATGCCGGCAAGATCGTCGCGATCGGTCACTCGGCCGCCGATTTCGAACAGGTTTCTGCCGCTGCCGATGCCGGACTCTCGCTCTCGACCCATCTCGGCAATGGCGTGCCGCAGACGCTGCACAAGCTCGCCAACCCGATCTTCGCCCAGCTCGCCGAGGACCGGCTGATGGCCGGCTTTATCGCGGATGGAATCCATATCCATCCCAGGGCGCTTGCCGCGCTGATCCGGGCCAAGGGCTTCGAACGCTCGATCCTGGTCACCGATGCGGTGGTCGCCGCCGCGGCGCCGGTCGGCCGCTACCATTTCGCCGGCATGGCCGTCGATCGCATGCCAGATGGCTCGGTGCGGCAGGAGGCTGGCCTGCTCGCCGGCTCGGCGCTGTGTCTGGATGAAGCTGTCCGCAATGTCGTCGCCTGGGGCATCGCGACACCCGCACAGGCTTTCGCCATGGCCTCCGACCATGCGCTCGCCGCGATCCGGCCGGCGCTCAAGGCACATGGCATCGTGCTTGCCGAGGGTGAGATCGAATGGTCGGATGATCTCTTCGTCCGGCGCGTCCGCCTCGCCGATCAGGAACGCCGCTACGACGCATGA
- a CDS encoding glucosamine-6-phosphate deaminase has protein sequence MIDIRVTPDKNELGRQAAAFGAKAIRAAIARHGEATIIVATGASQFEMLQNLVVAEGIDWSKVTAFHLDEYVGLPESHPASFRGYLRERFLAPLAVKPAFNFVNGEGDPAAETKRLNALIAGRRIDLCFAGFGENCHLAFNDPPADFETEEPYIVVTLDEACRNQQFGEGWFETFEAVPEQAISMSIRQILKSEFIVLSVPDARKAQAVKDALEGEVTPLHPASILQRHPNTVLFLDPPAASLLKQG, from the coding sequence ATGATCGATATCCGCGTCACCCCCGACAAGAACGAGCTCGGCCGGCAGGCCGCTGCATTCGGCGCCAAGGCGATCCGCGCGGCGATTGCCCGCCATGGCGAGGCGACGATCATCGTCGCCACCGGTGCGAGCCAGTTCGAGATGCTGCAGAACCTCGTCGTTGCCGAGGGCATCGACTGGTCGAAAGTCACCGCTTTCCATCTCGACGAATATGTCGGCCTGCCCGAGAGCCACCCGGCGAGCTTCCGCGGCTATCTCAGGGAGCGTTTCCTTGCCCCGCTCGCGGTCAAGCCGGCCTTCAATTTCGTCAATGGCGAGGGCGATCCTGCCGCCGAGACGAAGCGCCTCAACGCGCTGATCGCCGGCCGCCGCATCGATCTCTGCTTCGCCGGCTTCGGCGAGAACTGCCACCTCGCCTTCAACGATCCGCCGGCCGATTTCGAGACCGAAGAGCCTTATATCGTCGTCACGCTCGACGAGGCCTGCCGCAACCAGCAATTCGGCGAGGGCTGGTTCGAGACCTTTGAAGCGGTGCCGGAACAGGCGATCTCGATGAGCATCCGCCAGATCCTGAAGAGCGAGTTCATCGTCCTCTCGGTGCCGGACGCCCGCAAGGCGCAGGCGGTGAAGGACGCACTCGAAGGCGAGGTCACGCCGCTGCACCCGGCCTCGATCCTGCAGCGCCACCCGAACACGGTGCTGTTCCTCGATCCGCCGGCGGCATCGCTGCTGAAGCAGGGCTGA
- a CDS encoding ankyrin repeat domain-containing protein, whose product MSDATRELTSRSTLETIRRQAKRWLKEIEAGDTETIARFRKLIPNHAGAPKLREVQHALARDYGLPNWAALKQELIAREAAARGHATLVALFLEKSALRYGVRPGTQSWGEYEADRPARGALAQRLLERHPDIARDSIHTAVAAHDLDAVSALLRKDAALSNKPSEFDGWTPLVRLAFTRLPNEALSRNAVAIAQLLLDHGADPNALFSDGSNHFTPLTGVIGGGEGNQPPHPRAEALARLLIARGADPLNGQALYNSSLGADDVTWLDLLWNETEKRGEIGRWREPVRELPAPPLDYLLGNAVPRQPKRAAWLLAHGADAHALNAYSQQSLVKQAMLDGRSDLVRLLVDNGASPVELHGQEAFTAAVARGDEIQARQLLAGNPEFLLSPAPLFVAIRQGKPEIAALALRLGVSPDAQTRDGVRALHEAAGSDAIEIVALLVEASAQIDPIERRYRSTPLGWARHQGASAAQIYLASRSSDIQALCEAAEIERLEALIAEEPALATAPARSGEAPLFCLPDDDISACDLVDFLLAAGADPKVRNAEELTPAEVARKRGLLDAAALIEASLLPSGEKVAARSADG is encoded by the coding sequence ATGTCTGACGCGACCCGCGAACTCACGTCCCGCTCGACCCTCGAAACGATCCGCCGCCAGGCCAAGCGCTGGCTGAAGGAGATCGAGGCCGGCGATACAGAGACCATTGCCCGCTTCCGCAAGCTGATCCCCAACCATGCCGGCGCGCCGAAGCTGCGCGAGGTGCAGCATGCCCTCGCCCGCGATTACGGTCTCCCGAACTGGGCGGCGCTGAAGCAGGAGCTGATCGCGCGCGAGGCGGCGGCGCGCGGCCATGCCACGCTCGTCGCGCTGTTCCTGGAAAAGTCGGCGCTGCGCTATGGCGTCAGGCCGGGAACGCAAAGCTGGGGCGAGTACGAGGCCGACCGGCCAGCGCGCGGCGCGCTGGCGCAGCGCCTGCTCGAACGCCATCCGGACATCGCCCGTGACAGCATCCACACGGCCGTTGCCGCGCATGATCTCGATGCTGTCAGCGCCCTCCTGCGCAAGGATGCCGCGCTCTCAAACAAGCCGAGCGAATTCGATGGCTGGACGCCGCTCGTCCGCCTCGCCTTCACCCGGCTGCCGAACGAAGCCCTGTCACGCAACGCTGTCGCGATCGCGCAGCTCCTGCTCGACCATGGCGCCGACCCAAATGCCCTGTTCAGCGACGGCAGCAACCATTTCACCCCGCTGACCGGCGTCATCGGCGGCGGCGAGGGCAACCAGCCCCCGCACCCGCGGGCAGAGGCGCTGGCGCGGCTCCTGATCGCCCGCGGCGCCGATCCGCTCAATGGTCAGGCGCTTTACAACTCCTCGCTCGGCGCCGACGACGTCACCTGGCTCGACCTGCTCTGGAACGAGACGGAGAAGCGCGGTGAGATCGGGCGCTGGCGCGAGCCGGTGAGGGAGCTGCCGGCGCCGCCGCTCGACTACCTCCTCGGCAACGCCGTGCCGCGCCAGCCAAAGCGCGCCGCCTGGCTTCTCGCCCATGGCGCCGATGCCCACGCGCTCAACGCCTATTCGCAGCAAAGCCTGGTCAAGCAAGCCATGCTCGACGGCCGCAGCGATCTCGTGCGCCTGCTCGTCGACAATGGCGCCAGCCCGGTCGAGCTCCATGGGCAGGAGGCCTTCACCGCAGCGGTAGCTCGTGGCGACGAGATACAGGCGCGCCAACTGCTCGCCGGCAATCCTGAGTTCCTGCTCAGCCCTGCGCCCCTGTTCGTCGCAATCCGGCAGGGCAAGCCAGAGATCGCGGCGCTGGCGCTCCGCTTAGGCGTCTCGCCGGATGCACAGACACGCGACGGCGTCCGCGCTTTGCACGAGGCGGCAGGGAGCGATGCGATCGAGATCGTTGCACTCCTGGTCGAGGCGAGCGCGCAGATCGATCCGATCGAGCGCCGCTATCGCTCGACCCCGCTCGGCTGGGCGCGGCATCAGGGCGCCAGTGCCGCGCAGATCTATCTGGCCTCGCGCAGCAGCGACATCCAGGCTCTGTGCGAAGCCGCCGAGATCGAGCGGCTGGAGGCGCTCATCGCTGAGGAGCCGGCGCTGGCCACTGCGCCGGCCCGCTCCGGCGAGGCGCCGCTGTTCTGCCTCCCCGACGACGACATCAGCGCCTGCGATCTCGTCGACTTCCTGCTGGCGGCCGGGGCCGATCCGAAGGTACGCAACGCGGAAGAGCTGACGCCGGCGGAAGTCGCGCGCAAGCGAGGGCTGCTGGATGCCGCAGCGCTGATCGAAGCCTCCCTTCTCCCCTCGGGGGAGAAGGTGGCAGCGCGAAGCGCTGACGGATGA
- a CDS encoding ABC transporter transmembrane domain-containing protein: MANENNEDQKARPDFSALRSFWPYALAQKQRIAFALVALIVASVATLALPMAVRRVIDVGFSGGEQQLANSYFAILIGVVAVLALASSFRFYLVMTVGERVVSQLRADVFAHLTRLEPAFFDASRAGDLVSRLTADTTQIKSTFASTASIALRNGIMFLGALALMIATSPQLSAIVIGAIPLVVLPLVFSGRSVRKRARAAQDRLADASAFASEAIGAIRTMQSFGAERATTQRFQGASDGAYDASRDATRSRAWLSGIAIFLVSASVVLVLWVGATEVFAGRMSGGRLSQFVLYAVLAASSLGQLSEVYGDISAAAGAAGRLGEILATKPAIAAPPHPKALPTPPVGALSFEGVSFHYPGRSNLALADLDLSIKPGERVALVGPSGAGKSTVLQLALRFYDPFAGRVVVDGVAGPEADPTEWRSRFALVPQEPTVFGVSVADNIAYGRPGASRAEIEDAAQLAAADGFIRALPEGYDTIIGERGVTLSGGQRQRLAIARAVLKDAPILLLDEATSALDSESERAVQDALDRLMQGRTTLVVAHRLATILSADRILVMEDGRVVEEGTHAALVAKGGLYARLAALQFGLEAA, encoded by the coding sequence GTGGCGAACGAGAACAACGAAGACCAGAAGGCGCGGCCCGATTTCAGCGCGCTGCGCTCGTTCTGGCCCTATGCGCTGGCCCAGAAGCAGCGGATCGCCTTCGCGCTGGTTGCATTGATCGTCGCCTCGGTCGCGACCCTGGCGCTGCCCATGGCGGTCCGGCGCGTCATCGACGTCGGCTTTTCCGGCGGCGAACAGCAGCTGGCGAATTCCTATTTCGCGATCCTGATCGGCGTCGTCGCCGTTCTGGCGCTGGCGAGCTCGTTTCGCTTTTACCTGGTGATGACGGTCGGCGAGCGTGTCGTCTCGCAATTGCGGGCCGACGTCTTCGCGCATCTGACCCGGCTCGAGCCGGCCTTCTTCGATGCCAGCCGCGCCGGTGACCTGGTCTCCCGCCTGACCGCCGATACCACGCAGATCAAGTCGACCTTCGCCTCGACCGCCTCGATCGCCCTGCGCAACGGCATCATGTTCCTTGGTGCGCTGGCGCTGATGATCGCGACCAGCCCGCAGCTCTCGGCGATCGTGATCGGCGCGATTCCGCTCGTCGTGCTGCCGCTGGTCTTCTCGGGCCGCAGCGTGCGCAAGCGTGCCCGTGCCGCGCAGGACCGGCTCGCCGACGCCTCCGCCTTCGCCTCGGAAGCGATCGGCGCGATCCGGACCATGCAGTCCTTCGGCGCCGAGCGCGCGACGACGCAGCGCTTCCAGGGCGCCTCGGACGGCGCCTATGACGCCTCGCGCGATGCGACGCGTTCGCGCGCCTGGCTTTCCGGCATCGCGATCTTCCTGGTCTCGGCCAGCGTCGTGCTGGTGCTCTGGGTCGGCGCGACCGAGGTCTTCGCCGGGCGGATGAGTGGCGGGCGCCTGTCGCAGTTCGTGCTCTATGCTGTGCTGGCGGCAAGCTCGCTCGGCCAGCTTTCGGAAGTCTATGGCGATATCTCCGCCGCGGCCGGCGCAGCCGGACGGCTCGGCGAGATCCTTGCGACCAAGCCGGCGATCGCCGCGCCGCCGCATCCGAAGGCGTTGCCGACACCACCGGTGGGCGCGCTTTCCTTCGAGGGCGTCTCCTTCCACTATCCCGGCCGCAGCAATCTCGCGCTGGCCGATCTCGACCTTTCGATCAAGCCAGGCGAGCGGGTCGCGCTGGTCGGGCCTTCCGGCGCCGGCAAGAGCACGGTGCTGCAACTGGCGCTGCGCTTCTACGACCCCTTCGCCGGTCGCGTCGTCGTCGACGGCGTCGCGGGGCCCGAGGCCGATCCGACCGAGTGGCGCAGCCGCTTTGCGCTGGTGCCGCAGGAGCCGACCGTGTTCGGCGTCTCGGTGGCCGACAACATCGCCTATGGCCGTCCTGGAGCGAGCCGGGCTGAGATCGAGGACGCCGCTCAGCTCGCCGCCGCCGACGGCTTCATCCGGGCCTTGCCCGAGGGTTACGACACCATCATCGGCGAGCGCGGTGTCACCTTGTCGGGCGGACAGCGCCAGCGCCTCGCCATCGCGCGCGCCGTGCTGAAGGATGCCCCCATCCTGTTGCTGGACGAGGCGACCTCGGCGCTCGATTCGGAAAGCGAACGCGCCGTGCAGGATGCGCTCGACCGGCTGATGCAGGGGCGGACCACTTTGGTCGTCGCGCACCGCCTTGCGACGATCCTCTCCGCCGACCGTATCCTGGTGATGGAGGACGGGCGGGTGGTCGAGGAAGGCACCCACGCCGCCCTCGTCGCCAAGGGCGGGCTCTACGCGCGGCTTGCGGCGCTCCAGTTCGGGCTGGAGGCGGCCTAA